In Paludisphaera rhizosphaerae, one DNA window encodes the following:
- the glgB gene encoding 1,4-alpha-glucan branching protein GlgB yields MALMTRQYSTVTQADLDLVIQANHWNPFTVLGPHSVVTADGAKALAIRAFLPEARKAGVVDLSKGEPGKLIPMEKTHADGFFEVVFTDRTAPFPYRLRVENHEGHSWESVDPYAFEPILTDFDLHLLGEGTHLRNYEKLGAHLVTHQGYRGVLFAVWAPNAQRVSVVGNFNHWDGRRHLMRSRGATGIWEIFIPDLCEGEVYKFEIKSRHHGYTVLKSDPYGLASEMRPKTASVVWDIERFSWGDKDWMATRASRQALDKPMAFYEVHLGSWKRKVEKENGFLSYRDLAEQLVEYLDKTHFTHVELLPITEHPFDGSWGYQPVGYFAPTARHGNPDDFAGFVDYLHQHGYGVILDWVPAHFPSDLHGLGYFDGTHLYEHADPRLGEHRDWGTKIFNYGRPEVRNFLLGNALFWLDRYHIDGLRVDAVASMLYLDYSRNPGEWVPNIFGGNENLEAIDFLKTLNEICHREHPGILTIAEESTSWSGVSRPTYLGGLGFSLKWNMGWMNDTLRYMAKDPVHRKYEHGALTFSMIYAFTENFILPLSHDEVVHGKKSLLDKMPGDLWQKFANLRLLYGYMYGHPGKKLLFMGDEIAQWREWSHDESVDWHLMQWKDHQGVFQLVSDLNSLYRREPALHQVDFDWQGYEWLELHDWENSVIAFLRRGKETEEGVVVVCNFTPVVRYDYRVGVPTGGFYREILNTDADVYGGSNVGNQGGAWAVREPHAGRPFQISLKIPPLGVLFLKVPKSGEAADGK; encoded by the coding sequence CCTGATGACACGACAGTACTCCACGGTCACACAGGCGGATCTCGACCTCGTCATCCAGGCGAACCATTGGAATCCTTTCACGGTCCTGGGCCCGCATTCGGTCGTCACCGCTGACGGGGCCAAGGCTCTGGCGATCCGTGCGTTCCTCCCTGAGGCCAGAAAGGCCGGTGTCGTCGATCTCTCGAAGGGAGAGCCGGGCAAGCTCATCCCGATGGAGAAGACCCACGCCGACGGCTTCTTCGAGGTCGTTTTCACCGACCGTACAGCCCCGTTTCCCTACCGACTGCGCGTCGAGAACCATGAGGGCCATTCGTGGGAGTCGGTGGATCCCTACGCTTTCGAGCCGATCCTGACCGACTTCGACCTACACCTGCTCGGCGAAGGAACCCATCTCCGGAATTATGAGAAGCTCGGGGCTCACCTGGTCACGCATCAGGGCTATCGCGGCGTCCTCTTCGCCGTGTGGGCTCCGAACGCCCAGCGTGTGAGCGTGGTCGGCAACTTCAATCACTGGGACGGCCGCCGCCACCTGATGCGCAGTCGAGGCGCCACCGGCATCTGGGAGATCTTCATCCCCGACCTCTGCGAAGGCGAGGTCTACAAGTTCGAGATCAAGAGTCGACACCACGGCTACACCGTTCTGAAGTCAGACCCCTACGGCCTGGCTTCCGAGATGCGTCCCAAGACCGCCTCCGTCGTCTGGGACATCGAGCGTTTCTCCTGGGGCGATAAGGATTGGATGGCCACCCGGGCTTCCCGGCAGGCTCTCGACAAGCCGATGGCCTTCTACGAGGTCCATCTCGGCTCCTGGAAGCGGAAGGTCGAAAAGGAGAACGGCTTTCTCAGCTATCGAGATCTGGCCGAGCAACTCGTCGAATATCTCGACAAGACCCACTTCACGCACGTCGAGCTGCTGCCGATTACCGAGCACCCGTTCGACGGCAGCTGGGGCTACCAGCCCGTCGGCTACTTCGCCCCGACGGCTCGGCACGGCAATCCGGACGATTTCGCCGGCTTCGTCGACTATCTGCACCAGCACGGGTACGGCGTCATCCTCGACTGGGTCCCGGCCCACTTCCCGTCCGACCTCCACGGCCTGGGCTATTTCGACGGCACCCACCTGTACGAGCACGCCGATCCCCGCCTTGGCGAGCATCGGGATTGGGGCACCAAGATCTTCAACTACGGCCGCCCCGAGGTCCGCAACTTCCTTCTGGGGAACGCCCTGTTCTGGCTCGATCGTTACCACATCGACGGCCTCCGCGTGGACGCCGTCGCCTCGATGCTTTACCTCGACTACTCCCGCAACCCGGGCGAGTGGGTCCCCAACATCTTCGGCGGCAACGAGAACCTTGAGGCGATCGACTTTCTCAAGACGCTCAACGAGATCTGCCACCGCGAGCACCCTGGCATCCTGACGATCGCCGAGGAGTCCACGAGCTGGTCCGGCGTGTCTCGGCCGACCTATCTGGGAGGTCTCGGGTTCAGCCTCAAGTGGAACATGGGCTGGATGAACGACACCCTGCGCTACATGGCGAAGGACCCGGTCCACCGCAAGTACGAGCACGGCGCGCTGACGTTCAGCATGATCTACGCCTTCACTGAGAACTTCATCCTGCCGCTCTCCCACGACGAGGTCGTGCACGGCAAGAAGTCGTTGCTCGACAAGATGCCCGGCGACCTCTGGCAGAAGTTCGCCAACCTCCGGCTCCTCTACGGCTACATGTACGGTCACCCGGGCAAGAAGCTTCTGTTCATGGGGGACGAGATCGCCCAGTGGCGCGAGTGGAGCCACGACGAGAGCGTCGACTGGCACCTCATGCAGTGGAAGGACCACCAGGGGGTCTTCCAACTGGTCTCGGATCTCAACAGCCTCTATCGTCGTGAACCGGCGCTGCACCAGGTCGACTTCGACTGGCAGGGCTACGAGTGGCTCGAACTCCACGACTGGGAGAACAGCGTCATCGCCTTCCTCCGCCGCGGCAAGGAGACGGAGGAAGGGGTCGTCGTCGTCTGCAACTTCACGCCCGTCGTCCGGTACGACTATCGCGTCGGCGTTCCCACAGGGGGCTTCTATCGCGAGATCTTGAACACGGACGCAGACGTGTACGGCGGATCGAACGTCGGCAACCAGGGAGGGGCCTGGGCCGTTCGCGAGCCGCATGCAGGCCGGCCGTTCCAGATTTCTCTCAAGATTCCGCCGTTGGGCGTCCTCTTCCTGAAGGTCCCCAAGTCGGGCGAGGCAGCGGACGGCAAGTGA
- a CDS encoding endonuclease MutS2: protein MDSHTLDLLGVSKVRALVAARAACSLGKEAATALEPSRDLAGIVSKLAATTEMVEAIRSGLRPPLGGLHDIRPLVRRAQIGAVLEAEELAQVSETLRSIAGLAAWLERMGDNFPRLGGMRADVGEFGGVTTAIEGCLDSRANVIDTASRRLSTIRREMEEVEARIQEKLRSMLRSPEVKRALRYSNFTMVGHHYVLPVSKDHRGEIAGSVQRTSASNETVYIEPLAIAEKSAQLSYLRAREQKEIRRILRWLTAQVGLVADSLLGTLETMAELDLIYAKARYSVDYQMRAPDLNEERKLVLRQARHPVLEAILRNDPALSVEAQPATTEGSEPPQVVEPPPREREVVPIDVHLGLRFQVLIITGPNTGGKTVALKTVGLLALMAQMGLHIPAAEGSQIPVFDQVLADIGDEQSLEQSLSTFSSHVRRISEIFGRATEKSLVILDELGAGTDPAEGAALGRAMLDELDSIGCLAMVTTHIGDLKTYALSNPRAENAAVEFDVETLRPRYHLHIGDVGQSNALKIARRLNLAEHLVARAQRYLDQTQGSTVPEWDLIARMRRDAEEARQEAIAAQADAERTRDVLHERLQSLHMEAQREETLAEARARLQPGDKVVVPKMGYDRPGRIVKIDQRKKTATVAIGHMTWNVAIDDLLPQDSAAPATAGKGSRARGPKLEDFEG, encoded by the coding sequence ATGGACAGTCACACGCTCGATCTGCTGGGTGTTTCCAAGGTCCGCGCGCTGGTTGCAGCCCGCGCGGCTTGCTCGTTAGGTAAAGAAGCGGCGACGGCGCTCGAGCCCTCGCGCGACCTGGCCGGGATCGTTTCAAAGCTGGCCGCGACGACGGAGATGGTCGAGGCGATCCGCTCCGGCCTCCGTCCCCCGCTCGGAGGTCTTCACGACATCCGGCCGCTCGTCCGCCGCGCCCAGATCGGCGCCGTCCTCGAAGCCGAGGAACTCGCCCAGGTCTCGGAAACCCTTCGTTCGATCGCCGGGCTGGCCGCCTGGCTCGAACGAATGGGAGACAACTTCCCTCGCCTCGGCGGCATGCGGGCCGACGTCGGCGAGTTCGGCGGCGTGACGACGGCCATCGAGGGTTGCCTCGACAGCCGGGCCAACGTGATCGACACGGCCAGTCGACGACTCTCGACAATCCGTCGCGAGATGGAAGAAGTCGAAGCCAGGATCCAGGAGAAGCTCCGATCGATGCTTCGATCGCCCGAGGTGAAGCGGGCGCTTCGGTATTCGAACTTTACGATGGTCGGCCACCACTACGTCCTGCCAGTCTCCAAGGACCATCGCGGCGAGATCGCCGGCTCCGTCCAAAGGACCAGCGCGAGCAACGAAACGGTCTACATCGAGCCTCTCGCGATCGCGGAGAAATCGGCGCAGCTCTCCTACCTTCGCGCTCGTGAACAGAAGGAGATCCGCCGCATTCTTCGCTGGCTTACCGCGCAGGTTGGGCTCGTCGCCGACTCGTTACTCGGCACGCTGGAGACCATGGCGGAACTCGACTTGATCTATGCCAAGGCTCGATACTCCGTCGACTACCAGATGAGAGCGCCCGACCTCAATGAGGAGCGGAAGCTCGTGCTGAGGCAGGCCCGCCATCCGGTCCTTGAGGCGATCCTCCGCAATGACCCCGCGTTGAGCGTCGAAGCCCAGCCCGCGACGACGGAGGGGAGCGAACCGCCGCAGGTCGTCGAACCGCCGCCCCGCGAGCGCGAGGTCGTTCCGATCGACGTCCATCTCGGCCTTCGGTTCCAGGTCCTGATCATCACGGGGCCGAACACCGGCGGCAAGACCGTGGCCCTCAAGACGGTGGGGCTGCTCGCCCTGATGGCCCAGATGGGTCTGCACATCCCCGCGGCCGAGGGCTCACAGATCCCGGTCTTCGACCAGGTCCTGGCGGATATCGGCGACGAGCAGAGCCTGGAGCAATCGCTCTCGACGTTCTCATCTCACGTCCGACGCATTTCCGAGATCTTCGGCAGGGCGACCGAGAAGTCGCTGGTGATCCTCGACGAACTCGGGGCCGGAACCGATCCCGCTGAGGGCGCCGCTCTCGGCCGGGCGATGCTCGACGAACTCGATTCGATCGGCTGCCTGGCGATGGTCACGACCCACATCGGAGATCTCAAGACCTACGCCCTCAGCAACCCTCGGGCTGAGAACGCGGCCGTCGAGTTCGACGTGGAAACCCTCCGGCCTCGCTACCATCTGCACATCGGCGACGTCGGCCAGTCGAACGCCCTGAAGATCGCCCGCCGCCTCAATCTGGCGGAGCATCTTGTCGCCCGCGCCCAGCGCTATCTGGATCAAACCCAGGGCTCGACGGTCCCGGAATGGGATCTCATCGCCCGGATGCGACGCGACGCCGAGGAAGCCCGCCAGGAAGCCATCGCGGCTCAGGCCGACGCCGAGCGGACCCGAGACGTGCTCCACGAGAGGCTCCAGTCGCTCCACATGGAGGCTCAACGTGAGGAGACGCTCGCCGAAGCCCGAGCCCGGCTCCAGCCGGGCGACAAGGTCGTCGTTCCGAAGATGGGCTACGATCGTCCCGGCCGCATTGTGAAGATCGACCAGCGAAAGAAGACGGCCACCGTCGCCATCGGCCACATGACCTGGAACGTCGCTATCGACGACTTGCTCCCCCAGGACTCGGCCGCGCCCGCGACCGCCGGCAAGGGGTCGCGGGCCCGCGGGCCGAAGCTGGAGGATTTCGAGGGCTGA
- a CDS encoding HEAT repeat domain-containing protein, which yields MDDRAFRNSATRRAAARWVLALAACATGCSTYVGTTARSFLGHVRNNPDPNIRYIAYTKLASKDVFESDEQRHEAVAVLIDRYQKGNEPIASRAIICRTLGEIGDDSAREVLLKAVRHHEAVVRVEACRALGKIGRSEDATSLAQSMAVDNVEDVRIAAIDGLAELKSNDPRIYKVLLDAMENEDPAIRLASLNALRKITGKDLGTEPTPWRKDLEPILAATPADMRAPATPASPADEAASQSAAAEFRPDVAPH from the coding sequence ATGGACGACCGAGCTTTCAGGAACAGCGCGACGCGACGCGCGGCGGCCCGTTGGGTCCTCGCCCTGGCTGCGTGCGCGACCGGTTGCAGCACGTACGTCGGAACCACAGCGCGGAGCTTCCTCGGCCACGTCCGCAACAATCCCGACCCCAACATCCGGTACATCGCCTATACCAAGCTGGCCTCGAAGGACGTCTTCGAATCGGACGAGCAACGCCATGAGGCCGTCGCCGTCCTGATCGACCGCTACCAGAAGGGGAACGAGCCGATCGCCAGCCGCGCCATCATCTGCCGGACGCTCGGCGAGATCGGCGACGACTCCGCTCGCGAGGTCCTGCTGAAGGCCGTCCGCCACCACGAAGCCGTCGTTCGCGTCGAGGCCTGTCGGGCGCTCGGCAAGATCGGCCGGAGCGAGGACGCCACAAGCCTGGCCCAGTCGATGGCCGTCGACAACGTCGAGGACGTGCGGATCGCCGCGATCGACGGGCTCGCCGAATTGAAGAGCAACGACCCGAGGATCTACAAGGTGCTGCTCGACGCGATGGAGAACGAAGACCCAGCCATCCGGTTGGCCTCGCTCAACGCGCTCCGCAAGATCACCGGCAAGGACCTGGGGACCGAACCCACCCCATGGCGCAAGGACCTCGAACCGATCCTCGCCGCCACACCGGCCGACATGCGGGCGCCGGCGACGCCGGCCTCGCCCGCCGACGAAGCAGCCTCCCAGAGCGCCGCTGCGGAGTTTCGGCCGGACGTCGCTCCTCACTGA
- the ruvA gene encoding Holliday junction branch migration protein RuvA, with translation MITQIRGVLRAVGEESLTLGVDPFELEVLIPEHTRRQVQGKLGESVTLHTTFYIEGQAMGGRMNPRLIGFLSTVDREFFDTFCSVDGVGMRKALRAMVRPVREIARIIQEQDVKMLSTFPGIGEAMAERIVAKLRRKVGIFALIVNPDGTTSTPAATNGEAAHAEPDVVSDAYAALLAVGHSEMQARAMLDRALSGRKKFKSLSDLIEAIYQQEKS, from the coding sequence GTGATTACTCAGATTCGAGGCGTGCTCCGCGCAGTGGGAGAAGAGAGCCTGACGCTTGGGGTCGACCCGTTCGAACTCGAGGTGTTGATCCCCGAGCACACGCGGAGGCAGGTGCAGGGGAAGCTCGGCGAGTCGGTCACGCTCCACACCACCTTCTATATAGAGGGACAGGCGATGGGGGGGCGTATGAACCCCCGCTTGATCGGATTCCTGTCGACGGTGGACCGCGAGTTCTTCGATACCTTCTGCTCGGTCGACGGCGTCGGAATGCGGAAAGCGCTGCGGGCGATGGTTCGGCCGGTTCGGGAGATCGCGCGGATCATTCAGGAGCAGGACGTGAAGATGCTCTCCACGTTCCCGGGCATCGGCGAGGCGATGGCCGAGCGGATCGTGGCGAAGCTCCGCCGCAAGGTCGGCATATTCGCTCTGATCGTTAACCCCGACGGGACGACGTCGACCCCAGCGGCTACGAATGGTGAGGCGGCGCATGCCGAGCCCGACGTGGTCAGCGACGCCTACGCAGCGCTGCTCGCGGTCGGCCACAGTGAGATGCAGGCTCGGGCGATGCTGGATCGCGCGCTCTCGGGCCGGAAGAAGTTCAAGTCGCTGTCCGATCTGATCGAAGCGATCTACCAGCAGGAGAAGTCGTAA
- the ruvB gene encoding Holliday junction branch migration DNA helicase RuvB gives MAREVKIKGKPNDDRDREPSPAARDEAQSPPDPIEEKLRPQRLSEIIGQRAVAERLSIALAAAKKRGEPLPHILFDGPPGLGKTTFAGVLHNELGVELNLTSGASLDKKMDVMPYLTNASEGSILFIDEIHRLPRAVEEFIYPVMEDFRVDVVLGEGMSARTINLPLKKFTIIGATTRSGMLSSPLRERFHMHEHLEFYDPEDLARIITINAGKLRAPITPEAAWELAERSRGTPRIANARLRWVRDYALARADGGIDVPIARDALAMQEIDSEGMDKQDRRYLDTLIRVFKGGPTGAEALAATMTLSVDTIRDEVEPYLLRREFVVRTPRGRVATSAAYRHLGLAEPEREPVEDILDPQRRLFL, from the coding sequence ATGGCCCGAGAAGTGAAGATCAAAGGGAAGCCGAACGACGATCGGGACCGCGAGCCGTCGCCTGCGGCTCGCGACGAGGCGCAGTCTCCCCCCGACCCCATCGAGGAGAAGCTCCGTCCCCAGCGCCTTTCCGAGATCATCGGTCAGCGCGCGGTGGCTGAGCGGCTCTCGATCGCACTCGCCGCCGCCAAGAAGCGTGGGGAGCCACTGCCGCACATCCTCTTCGATGGTCCGCCCGGTCTGGGCAAGACGACCTTCGCGGGCGTGCTCCACAACGAACTCGGGGTCGAGTTGAACCTGACCAGCGGCGCGTCGCTCGACAAGAAGATGGACGTCATGCCCTACCTGACCAACGCGTCAGAGGGGTCCATCCTCTTTATTGATGAAATCCATCGCCTCCCTCGCGCCGTCGAAGAGTTCATCTACCCGGTGATGGAGGACTTCCGCGTCGACGTGGTCCTGGGCGAGGGGATGTCGGCCCGGACGATCAACCTGCCGCTGAAGAAGTTCACCATCATCGGGGCCACGACTCGGAGCGGCATGCTCTCCTCGCCGCTCCGTGAGCGATTCCACATGCACGAGCATCTGGAGTTCTATGACCCCGAGGATCTGGCGCGGATCATCACGATCAACGCCGGCAAGCTCCGCGCGCCGATCACCCCGGAAGCAGCCTGGGAATTGGCGGAACGCAGTCGGGGGACGCCTCGAATCGCCAACGCCCGCCTACGGTGGGTTCGCGACTACGCCCTCGCCCGGGCTGACGGCGGCATCGACGTCCCAATCGCCCGCGATGCGCTGGCCATGCAGGAGATCGACTCCGAAGGCATGGACAAGCAAGACCGGCGATACCTGGATACGCTGATCCGCGTCTTCAAGGGAGGGCCGACGGGCGCCGAGGCGCTCGCCGCGACGATGACCCTTTCCGTCGACACGATCCGCGATGAGGTCGAGCCCTATCTCCTGCGTCGCGAATTCGTCGTGAGGACCCCGCGCGGTCGCGTGGCCACGTCGGCCGCCTACCGCCACCTGGGTCTCGCCGAGCCCGAACGCGAGCCCGTGGAAGACATCCTCGACCCTCAGCGCCGCTTGTTCCTCTGA
- a CDS encoding L-threonylcarbamoyladenylate synthase: MIHTRVIAVARDEPEVDILNEAAAVLLGGGLVAFATETVYGLGAVATDAEAVRRIFEAKGRPSFNPLIVHVAGIDQAKRYTTDWSARADVLARRFWPGPLTLVLPRTVDVPEVVTGGGPTVGLRVPAPTVARRLVECVGLPLAAPSANRSNRISPTRAEHVLADLDGRVHLILDSGPTTVGLESTVVDLTADPPAVLRPGPIGPAELAEALSTTTVAPRSHGETETRQAGPHASPGMLSVHYAPRTPAVRVESSARLTDVDWPERAALVAFEPIDLNHIPAQVVRFIQPTSDVAAREFYETLHNLDARRLDLIVAVEPPAGAEWDAIRDRLRRATIPYQRNKRR; this comes from the coding sequence GTGATCCATACGCGGGTCATCGCCGTGGCTCGCGACGAGCCTGAGGTCGACATACTGAACGAGGCCGCCGCCGTGTTGCTCGGAGGCGGCCTCGTAGCGTTTGCCACGGAGACCGTTTACGGCCTCGGCGCGGTAGCCACCGACGCCGAGGCTGTTCGACGAATCTTCGAGGCCAAGGGCCGTCCTTCTTTCAATCCTCTCATCGTGCACGTCGCCGGAATCGACCAGGCGAAACGATACACCACCGACTGGTCGGCCCGAGCGGATGTTCTCGCTCGCCGCTTCTGGCCGGGCCCGCTGACCCTCGTCCTGCCCCGAACCGTGGACGTTCCCGAGGTGGTGACCGGCGGCGGTCCCACTGTTGGCCTACGCGTCCCGGCCCCGACCGTGGCCCGGCGGCTCGTCGAATGCGTCGGACTCCCTCTGGCGGCCCCGAGCGCTAATCGATCGAACCGAATCTCGCCGACACGCGCGGAGCACGTCCTCGCCGACCTGGACGGACGCGTCCATCTCATCCTCGACAGCGGCCCCACCACGGTCGGCCTCGAATCAACCGTCGTGGACCTCACTGCCGATCCGCCGGCCGTCCTTCGACCGGGACCAATCGGCCCCGCCGAGCTAGCCGAAGCGCTTTCGACGACCACCGTCGCACCGAGAAGCCACGGAGAGACCGAAACGAGGCAAGCCGGCCCGCATGCGAGCCCCGGCATGCTCTCCGTGCACTACGCGCCGCGAACCCCGGCCGTCAGGGTTGAATCGTCGGCGCGATTGACCGATGTCGACTGGCCGGAACGAGCCGCCCTCGTCGCCTTCGAGCCGATCGACCTCAATCACATCCCCGCTCAGGTGGTCCGGTTCATCCAGCCGACTTCCGACGTCGCGGCCAGGGAGTTCTACGAGACGCTCCACAACCTTGACGCCCGACGACTCGACCTCATCGTCGCGGTCGAGCCCCCCGCCGGAGCGGAGTGGGACGCGATTCGCGACCGACTCCGCCGAGCGACGATCCCCTATCAGAGGAACAAGCGGCGCTGA
- a CDS encoding pyruvoyl-dependent arginine decarboxylase yields MYVPAKLFFTKGVGTHREKLTSFELALRDARIACYNLVRVSSIFPPRCKEVSIDQGLKELMPGQIVHVVISECATAEPNRLVASSVGVAIPKDRDQFGYLSEHHAYGQTAKAAADYAEDLAAEMLATILGVEFNPNSSWDEKREQWKIADVIYKTKEVTQTAVGHKDGLWTTVIAAAVLLPER; encoded by the coding sequence ATGTACGTACCAGCGAAGTTGTTCTTCACCAAGGGAGTCGGTACCCACCGCGAAAAGTTGACCAGCTTCGAGCTGGCCCTCCGGGACGCTCGGATCGCCTGCTACAACCTGGTGCGGGTCTCCAGCATCTTCCCGCCGCGCTGCAAGGAGGTCTCGATCGACCAGGGGCTCAAGGAACTGATGCCCGGTCAGATCGTCCACGTCGTTATCAGCGAGTGCGCCACGGCCGAGCCCAACCGCCTGGTCGCCTCCAGTGTTGGCGTCGCCATCCCCAAGGACCGCGACCAGTTCGGCTATCTTTCCGAGCACCACGCCTACGGTCAGACCGCCAAGGCAGCGGCCGACTACGCCGAGGATCTTGCCGCTGAAATGCTGGCGACGATTCTGGGTGTGGAGTTCAACCCCAACAGCTCGTGGGACGAAAAGCGCGAGCAGTGGAAGATCGCCGACGTCATTTACAAGACGAAGGAAGTGACCCAGACGGCAGTCGGCCACAAGGACGGCCTGTGGACGACCGTGATCGCCGCCGCCGTGCTGCTTCCCGAACGTTGA
- a CDS encoding DUF1559 domain-containing protein, which translates to MANSRSAGLSSRSGFTLIELLVVIAIIAVLIALLLPAVQAAREAARRAQCVNNLKQIGLAMHNYHSANDVFPMGASLCNYNYGGSITYTTWNNWSAHAALLNYMEQSALYNSINFMMEGRGSDYASSANATGYNAKIAAFLCPSDSNGGRVNDNCYYGSVGPTTNAGDDTPPRGGPIAANRTSPTSGVFGFRLSYGIRDITDGTSNTIAFSEGQAGPMIQSPVPGAMVMGAGLSGNAWFLNANQNQALVLTDLQTCSNKFVASNSGNLSVGHGHDWGIGGMGATLFNTIVPPNSTQYKWAACRTDCGGGCDGASMDYSNAQSYHSGGANMMMGDGSVKFVKGSISMPTYWALGTRGGGEVISSDAY; encoded by the coding sequence ATGGCGAATTCCCGCTCCGCGGGGCTTTCGTCCCGTAGCGGCTTCACGCTGATCGAATTGTTGGTGGTGATCGCGATCATCGCCGTTCTCATCGCGCTGCTGCTGCCGGCCGTGCAGGCAGCTCGCGAAGCCGCCCGGCGCGCCCAGTGCGTCAACAACCTGAAGCAGATCGGGTTGGCGATGCACAATTACCACTCAGCCAACGACGTCTTCCCGATGGGGGCGTCGTTGTGCAATTACAACTACGGCGGATCCATCACGTACACGACCTGGAACAACTGGTCGGCCCACGCCGCGCTCCTTAACTACATGGAGCAGTCCGCTCTCTACAACTCGATCAACTTCATGATGGAAGGGCGGGGGAGCGACTACGCCAGCTCGGCCAACGCCACCGGCTACAACGCCAAGATCGCAGCGTTCCTCTGTCCCTCCGACTCGAACGGCGGTCGGGTGAACGACAACTGCTACTACGGCAGCGTCGGTCCCACGACGAACGCCGGCGACGACACCCCGCCCCGAGGCGGTCCCATCGCGGCCAACCGAACCTCCCCCACATCGGGCGTGTTCGGCTTCCGTCTCTCCTACGGCATCCGCGACATCACCGACGGGACGTCGAACACCATCGCCTTCTCGGAAGGGCAGGCAGGGCCCATGATCCAATCACCGGTCCCAGGCGCGATGGTCATGGGGGCCGGCCTCTCCGGCAACGCCTGGTTCCTGAACGCCAATCAAAACCAGGCGCTCGTTCTGACCGACTTGCAGACATGTTCCAACAAGTTCGTCGCGTCCAATTCCGGCAACCTGTCCGTCGGCCATGGTCATGACTGGGGCATCGGAGGGATGGGCGCCACGCTCTTCAACACAATCGTCCCGCCCAACAGCACCCAGTACAAATGGGCAGCCTGCCGGACCGACTGCGGCGGCGGCTGCGACGGGGCCAGCATGGATTACTCGAACGCCCAGAGCTATCACTCGGGCGGCGCCAACATGATGATGGGCGACGGCAGTGTGAAGTTCGTCAAGGGCTCGATCTCGATGCCGACCTACTGGGCGCTCGGCACGCGAGGCGGTGGTGAAGTCATTAGCTCGGACGCCTACTGA